A single window of Usitatibacter rugosus DNA harbors:
- a CDS encoding DUF4861 family protein translates to MARPAAARAALGLVLSAILLPAWAQLPTSLGRIVVRNDSTIARRGEVIEISLASLGPAIKSADLERVHVIDASGKDLLVQPMDLTGDHRDDAIAFQADVAAKGTTEYRITLGEKRAFKPEDFRVYGRFVRERFDDFAWENDKVAFRMYGEALETWEQEPLTSSTVDAWVKKTPRLVVDRWYLADDYHRDHGEGGDFYSAGKSRGCGGSGLYAGGRLYTSKNFRRSRVLSRGPIRLLFELDYEAWDVGGVKVRETKRVSLDAGSNFVKFESLYATQDGAPLAASVQYAAGIKKAKSGAFRIDVAGGVVRSWETLDSYAQDGHLGCAIVIDPSRLVATPEADGNVLLTFRGPSAYYVGTGWDRSGDFPGVADFDAYVNTFAKKLAAPLRVEVIGNERQ, encoded by the coding sequence GTGGCTCGCCCGGCCGCGGCCCGGGCGGCGCTCGGCCTCGTTCTCTCCGCAATCCTCCTGCCCGCGTGGGCGCAATTGCCCACGAGCCTCGGGCGCATCGTCGTGCGCAACGACAGCACCATCGCGCGGCGGGGCGAGGTCATCGAGATCTCGCTCGCGTCGCTGGGCCCCGCGATCAAGTCCGCGGACCTCGAGCGCGTGCATGTCATCGATGCATCGGGCAAGGACCTCCTCGTGCAGCCGATGGATCTCACCGGCGATCACCGCGATGACGCGATCGCCTTCCAGGCCGACGTCGCGGCGAAGGGAACGACCGAATACAGGATCACCCTGGGCGAGAAGCGCGCGTTCAAGCCGGAGGATTTCAGGGTCTACGGCCGCTTCGTGCGCGAGCGCTTCGACGACTTCGCCTGGGAGAACGACAAGGTCGCCTTCCGCATGTACGGCGAGGCGCTCGAGACCTGGGAGCAGGAGCCCCTCACCAGCAGCACCGTCGACGCGTGGGTGAAGAAGACGCCGCGGCTGGTGGTGGACCGCTGGTATCTCGCCGACGACTATCACCGCGACCATGGCGAGGGCGGCGACTTCTACTCGGCGGGCAAGTCACGCGGGTGCGGCGGCAGCGGCCTCTACGCGGGCGGGCGTCTCTACACCTCGAAGAACTTCCGCCGCTCGCGCGTCCTCTCGCGCGGACCGATCCGCCTGCTCTTCGAGCTGGACTACGAAGCATGGGATGTCGGCGGCGTGAAGGTGCGCGAGACCAAGCGGGTCAGCCTCGACGCGGGATCCAATTTCGTGAAGTTCGAAAGTCTCTACGCCACGCAGGATGGTGCTCCCCTGGCCGCCTCCGTCCAGTACGCCGCGGGTATCAAGAAGGCGAAGAGCGGAGCTTTCAGGATCGACGTCGCGGGCGGCGTGGTTCGCAGTTGGGAGACGCTCGACAGTTACGCTCAGGACGGCCACCTGGGCTGCGCGATCGTGATCGACCCTTCGCGCCTCGTTGCCACGCCCGAGGCGGACGGCAACGTGCTGCTCACCTTTCGCGGACCGTCGGCCTATTACGTCGGCACGGGCTGGGACCGCAGCGGCGACTTCCCCGGCGTCGCCGATTTCGACGCGTACGTGAACACGTTCGCGAAGAAGCTCGCGGCGCCGTTGCGAGTGGAAGTCATCGGCAATGAGAGGCAATAA
- a CDS encoding HNH endonuclease, which yields MNRTLPLILTLDTHGVPHRWITWQQAVWYYAKERVAWELGQHAFTVYGGRSHITGERSSITSNSIIAIKGKALAFKGFNAIPPLNNRELFHRDRSICGFCGGHFSHFKLTCDHILPMSRGGRDTWMNVVTACRNCNQKKGSRTPEEAHMQLLYAPYIPNRAEFLILANRRILVDQMEFLKQHVSANSRLHGQ from the coding sequence ATGAACCGGACGCTTCCCCTCATCCTCACGCTGGACACCCACGGCGTGCCGCACCGCTGGATCACCTGGCAGCAAGCGGTTTGGTACTACGCAAAGGAACGCGTCGCCTGGGAGCTGGGCCAGCATGCCTTCACCGTGTATGGCGGACGCTCGCACATCACCGGTGAACGCTCCAGCATCACCTCCAATTCGATCATCGCGATCAAGGGCAAGGCGCTCGCCTTCAAGGGCTTCAACGCCATCCCGCCGCTGAACAATCGCGAGCTCTTCCATCGCGACCGTTCCATCTGCGGCTTCTGCGGCGGCCATTTCTCGCATTTCAAGCTGACCTGCGACCACATCCTGCCGATGTCGCGCGGCGGCCGCGACACGTGGATGAACGTCGTCACTGCGTGCCGCAACTGCAACCAGAAGAAGGGCAGCCGCACGCCGGAGGAAGCGCACATGCAGCTCCTCTACGCGCCCTACATCCCGAACCGCGCGGAATTCCTCATCCTGGCCAACCGCCGCATCCTCGTGGACCAGATGGAATTCCTGAAGCAGCACGTCTCGGCGAACTCGCGCCTGCACGGCCAATAG
- the ppa gene encoding inorganic diphosphatase — MALDRVSSGKKLPNDFNVIIEIPAQADPIKYEVDKESGALFVDRFVSTAMHYPCNYGYIPHTLSDDGDPVDVLVVTPFPLHPGVVVRCRPVGMLAMTDEAGVDTKLLAVPVDKLTPLYRGVETPRDLAPETLAQIQHFFAHYKDLEPGKWVKVEGWLGPEEAKKEITNGVKRYKAQKKKPAF; from the coding sequence ATGGCCCTCGACCGCGTTTCCTCCGGGAAGAAGCTCCCCAACGACTTCAACGTCATCATCGAGATCCCGGCCCAGGCCGATCCGATCAAGTACGAGGTCGACAAGGAGAGCGGGGCCCTGTTCGTGGACCGCTTTGTCTCCACGGCCATGCACTACCCGTGCAACTACGGGTACATCCCCCACACCCTCTCGGATGATGGCGATCCGGTCGACGTGTTGGTGGTCACTCCGTTTCCCCTGCACCCGGGCGTGGTGGTGCGCTGCCGGCCGGTCGGCATGCTCGCGATGACGGACGAGGCGGGCGTGGACACGAAGCTGCTCGCGGTGCCGGTCGACAAGCTCACGCCCCTCTACCGGGGCGTCGAGACGCCCCGCGACCTGGCGCCCGAGACCCTGGCGCAGATCCAGCACTTCTTCGCGCACTACAAGGACCTCGAGCCCGGCAAGTGGGTGAAGGTCGAAGGCTGGCTGGGGCCCGAGGAGGCGAAGAAGGAAATCACGAACGGCGTGAAACGCTACAAGGCGCAGAAGAAGAAGCCGGCGTTCTAA